The genomic region AAACAGGCCGGCGCGGGCACGCTCGTCGACGCTCATCTCGAGCACGTTCTGCCCGTCGAGCGTGATCGACCCGGACGTCACCTGGTACTTGGGGTGTCCGGCGATCGAGTAGGACAGGGTCGACTTGCCGGAACCGTTGGGGCCCATGACCGCATGGGTCTCCCCCGACTTCACCGTCAGGTTGACCCCCTTGAGGATCGGGATCTCGGTCTGCTCCGGCGTGGTGACCGAGACGTGAAGGTCCTTGATTTCCAGTGTGGTCATGATTGGGCTGTTCTCGATTCCGTGATGGCTAGTTCTCGTTCGATTGCTTCGGTGAGGCGCTCCCGCACCGCGGGCACGGCGATCTTCGCGATGATCTCGTTGAAGAAGCCGCGCACCACCAGGCGGCGAGCCTGGTCCTCCGGGATGCCGCGGGCCCGCAGGTAGAACAACTGCTCGTCGTCGAAACGGCCGGTGGCACTGGCGTGTCCGGCGCCGACGATCTCGCCCGTCTCGATCTCCAGGTTGGGCACCGAGTCGGCGCGGGCGCCGTCGGTCAGCAGCAGGTTGCGGTTCACCTCGAAGGTGTCGGTGCCGGTGGCCGCCGCGCGGATCAGCACGTCACCCACCCACACGGTGTGCGCGTCGGGCTTGCCCGAGGTCGGATCGCCTTGCAGCGCACCCTTGTACAGCACGTCGGACTTGCAGTTGGGCACCGCGTGGTCGACCAGCAGCCGGGATTCGAAGTGCTGGCCGTCGTCGGCGAAGTAGGTGCCGAGCAGCTTGGCGTCGCCGCCGGGCGCGGTGAAGCGCACGTTGGTGGTGGTACGCACCACGTCACCACCGAGCGTGACGACGATGTGGCCGAGCGAGGAGTCCTTGCCGAGCTTGGCGTGGTGCTGGCTGACGTGCACGGTGTCGTCGGCCCAGTCGGCGATCCAGATCACGCCCAGGCCGGCGGAGTCGCCGACGATCAGCTCGACGTTGTCGGCGTAGGTGCCCGACCCGCGCAGGTCCACCACCACGATGGCGTGGCCCAGCTCCTCGACGCGGATCTGCAGGTGCCCGTAGCCGACCTTGCCCTCACCGGGGCCGTCGACGGTGATCTCGATCGGCTCGGCGACCTCGGTGTCGCGCGCGACGGTCACCACCGTCGCGGTCTCGAACGACGAGTACGCCTGGGCGGCAACGCGATCCGCCGGGACGCCGCCCTGGCCGAGCCGTGCGTCGTCGCGGCCGACGGTCTCGACGGTGACGCCGGGGCGCTCGGAGACCGTGATCGTGGCGGCACCGGAGGCGACGGCTGACCCGTCGTGCAGACCGCGCAGCCGGCGCAGCGGGGTGAACCGCCAGATCTCGTCGCGGCCGCCGGGCACCTCGAAGGCGTTCACGTCGAACGACGCGAACAGCTCACCCTTGTTGACGGCGGACAGGGCCGAACCCTCAACCGCCTCGGTCAGATTGCTCACTAACCCACCGCGCCTTCCATCTGCAGCTCGATGAGCCGGTTGAGCTCGAGCGCATACTCCATCGGCAGTTCCTTGGCGATCGGCTCGACGAACCCGCGCACCACCATCGCCATCGCCTCGTCCTCGGTCAGGCCGCGGCTCATCAGGTAGAACAGCTGGTCCTCGCTGACCTTCGACACGGTGGCCTCATGGCCCATCGTGACGTCGTCCTCGCGGATGTCGACGTACGGGTAGGTGTCGGAGCGGCTGATCGTATCGACCAGCAGCGCATCGCATTTCACAGAGGAGCGCGACCCATGTGCGCCTTTGTTGACCTGGACCAGGCCGCGGTAGGACGCACGGCCGCCGCCGCGGGCCACCGACTTGGAGACGATGTTGCTGCTGGTGTTGGGCGCCAGGTGCAGCATCTTGGCGCCGGTGTCCTGGTGCTGCCCCTCGCCGGCGAACGCCACCGACAGCACCTCGCCCTTGGCGTGCTCGCCGGTCATCCACACCGCCGGGTACTTCATCGTGACCTTGGAGCCGATGTTGCCGTCGATCCACTCCATGGTGGCGCCGGCCTCGGCGCGGGCCCGCTTGGTGACCAGGTTGTAGACGTTGTTCGACCAGTTCTGGATGGTCGTGTAGCGGCAGCGGCCACCGGCCTTGACGATGATCTCGACGACGGCGCTGTGCAGCGAGTCGCTCTTGTAGATCGGCGCCGTGCAGCCCTCGACGTAGTGCACGTAGGCACCCTCGTCGACGATGATCAGCGTCCGCTCGAACTGGCCCATGTTCTCGGTGTTGATCCGGAAGTAGGCCTGCAGCGGGATGTCGACGTGCACGCCCGGCGGCACGTAGATGAACGAACCGCCCGACCACACCGCGGTGTTGAGCGCGGAGAACTTGTTGTCGCCGGCCGGGATCACGGTGCCGAAGTACTGCTTGAAGATCTCCGGGTGCTCGCGCAGACCCGAGTCGGTGTCGAGGAAGATCACACCCTGCTTCTCCAGGTCCTCGCGGATCTGGTGGTAGACCACCTCGGACTCGTACTGCGCGGCGACACCGGCGACCAGGCGCTGCTTCTCGGCCTCCGGGATGCCCAGCCGGTCGTAGGTGTTGCGGATGTCCTCCGGCAGTTCCTCCCACGAGGTGGCCTGCTTCTCGGTGGAGCGCACGAAGTACTTGATGTTGTCGAAGTCGATCCCGTCGAGGTTCGAGCCCCACGTCGGCATCGGCTTCTTCTCGAAGGTGCGCAACGCCTTGAGCCGGATGTCGAGCATCCACTCGGGCTCGTTCTTCTTCGCCGAGATGTCGCGCACGACGTCCTCGTTGAGGCCGCGCTGCGCGATGGCACCCGCCACGTCGCGGTCAGCCCAGCCGTAGCCGTACTTCCCCAGCGACGCGATGGTCTCTTCCTGGGTCAGTTGTGCTGCCTCAGGGGTGGTCGTCATGTCGACGCTCCTTGCTTCCTAGTGTGGGCTGGGATCAACGGCACGTGGGTGGTGCAAGCGTTGTCGCCGTTGACGATCGTGGCGAGCCGCTGGACGTGGGTGCCCAGAATCTCCGCGAACGCCTCCCGCTCGGCCTCGCACAGCTCCGGGAACTCCTCGGCCACATGCGACACCGGGCAGTGATGCTGACACAGCTGGATACCGCGGACCGAACCCGGCTCCGGCGCCAGCGGCGTCACCGTCGTCGCATACCCGGCCTTGCTCAGCGCCTCGGCCACCCGGTCCGCGGTTGATTCAACGTCATCGGGGCCCTCGGTTACTCCCGCGAGGATCCCGTCGATCCGACGCCGGGCGAAGTCGCGGACGGCCTCGTCGCCGCCGAGCTCGCGCAGCTGGCGGATCGCCGCCGCGGCGAGGTCGTCGTAGGCGTGGTTGAGCTTGGCCCGCCCCTCGGCGGTGAGCCGGTACCGCTTGGCGGGCCTGCCCCGCCCGGTGTGCTGCCAGGACGCGGCGGCGACGGCCTGGGCGTCACCCGCCTCGATCAGCGCGTCGAGGTGACGGCGCACCCCGGCGGCGGAGATGCCGAGCCGCTCGCCGATCTCACCTGCGGTGATGGGTCCGGACTCCATCAGCAATCGGACGATCGCGCCACGCGTGTGGCGGTCGGAGCCGTCCGGGCTGAATTTCACAACACTATTGTGACGGAATTCGGAAACGCGTGTAAAGCAAGGGCACCCTTAGCTCGACGGGACCGGTTCCGGCGGCGGTTACGCTGCTCAGGTGGCAGCCCGCCTCCCATCGTTCAGCTCGTCGATTGCCCGTTGGCACGCCGACGAAGCGCCCGTGGGCTCACCGCTGAACGACGCCGAGGTCCTCGCGCTGCGCCGCACCCGGTTGTTCGGGGCGGCGGGCACCGTGCTGATGGCCATCGGCGCGCTCGGTGTCGGCGCCCGGCCGGTGGTGCAGGACCCGACGTTCGGTGTGCGCCTGCTGAACCTGCCGTCGCGGATCCAGACGGTGTCGCTGACCATGACCACCACCGGTGCGGTGATGATGGCGCTGGCCTGGCTGATGCTGGGCCGGTTCGCCCTCGGCGACCGCCGGATGTCGCGCAGCCAGCTGGACCGGCTGCTGTGGCTGTGGGTGCTGCCGCTGCTGATCGCCCCGCCGATGTACAGCCGCGATGTGTACTCCTACCTGGCGCAGAGCGAGATCGCCGGCAGGGGCCTGGACCCGTACAAGGTGGGGCCGGCGCCGGGCCTGGGCCTGGACCACGTCTTCACGCTGTCGGTGCCGAACATGTGGCGGGAAACACCCGCCCCGTACGGCCCGCTGTTCCTGTGGATCGGCGAGGGCATCTCGGCGCTGACGGGTGAGAACATCGTCGCCGCGGTGCTGTGCCACCGGCTGGTGGTGCTGCTGGGCGTCGGACTGATCGTGTGGGCGGTGCCACGGCTCGCCCGCCGCTGCGGGGTGGCCGAGGTCAGCGCGATGTGGCTGGGCGCGGCCAACCCGCTGCTACTGATGCACCTGGTCGCGGGCATCCACAACGAGGCGCTGATGCTGGGCCTGATGCTGGCGGGCACCGAGTTCGCGCTGCGCGGCGTCGACGCCCGCGACCCGCTGCTGCCGCGCCCGCTGACCTGGCCCCGCGGCGCCGACGGCTGGGCCCGCTGGTACCCGATGACGATGCTGCTGGTGGGCGTCGTGCTGATCACGATGTCCTCGCAGGTGAAGCTGCCCTCGCTGCTGGCGCTGGGCTTCGTGGCGATGGCGCTGGCCTGCCGCTGGGGCGGCACCGTCAAGGCGTTCCTGCTGGCCGGCGGGTCGCTGGGTGCCGTGTCGGTGGCGGTGATGGGGCTGATCGGCTGGGCCAGCGGGCTGGGCTTCGGCTGGCTGTTCACGCTGGGCACCGCCAACGTGGTGCGCAGCTGGATGTCGCTGCCGACGCTGCTGGCGCTCGGCACCGGCCAGGTGGGCATCCTGCTGGGTCTCGGCGACCACACCACCGCGATCCTGGGCCTGACCCGCGCGATGGGCGTGTCGATCATCGCGGTGCTGGTCAGCTGGCTGCTGCTGCTGGTGTTGCGGGGCCGGCTGCACCCGGTCGGCGGGCTGGGCGTCGCGCTGGGGGTGACGGTGCTGCTGTTCCCGGTGGTGCAGCCGTGGTACGTGCTGTGGGCGGTGCTGCCGCTGGCCGCGTGGGCCACCCGCCCGGCGTTCCGGACGACGACGATCATCGTGACGCTGGCGGTCGGGATCTTCGGGCCGACCGCCAACGGGGACCGCTTCACGCTGTTTCAGATCCTGCTGGCGGTCGCGGCCAGCACCGTGATCGCGCTGGCGCTGATCGCGCTGACCTACAACCGGCTGCCGTGGCGTGCCACGATCGCGCCTGCCGACTCACCGCCCGCACCGGCACCGCAGCCCGCGCGGCCCGACGCTTACGCTGAATCCCCGTGACCCAGCTTGGAACCCGGGCGGCCTCCGTCCCCGTGCGACTGCACGGGGTCACCAAACGCTACGGGTCGACGGTGGCGGTGTCCGACCTCGACCTCGAGGTGCACACCGCCGAAGTGTTCGCCCTGCTCGGCCCCAACGGCGCGGGCAAGACCACCACGGTGGAGATGTGCGAGGGCTTCACCAGGCCCGATGCCGGCAGCATCGAGATCCTCGGGCTGGACCCGGTCGCCGACAACGCCCGCGTCCGCGAGCGCATCGGGGTGATGCTGCAGGGCGGCGGCGGCTATCCGGCCGCGCGCGCCGGCGAGATGCTCAACCTGGTCGCCTCGTATGCGGCCAACCCGCTGGATCCGGCGTGGCTGATGGACACCCTGGGCCTGACCGAGGCGGCCAGGACCACCTACCGGCGGCTGTCCGGCGGCCAGCAGCAGCGGCTGGCGCTGGCCTGCGCGGTGGTCGGTCGTCCCGAGTTGGTGTTCCTCGACGAGCCGACCGCCGGGATGGACGCGCACGCGCGGATCGTGGTGTGGGAGCTGATCGACGCGTTGCGCCGCGACGGCGTCACCGTGGTGCTGACCACCCATCAGCTCACCGAGGCCGAGGAACTGGCCGACCGGATCATGATCATCGACCACGGCAGGCCGGTGGCCACCGGCACTCCCGACGAGCTGATGCGCAGCGGCGCGGAGAACCAGCTGCGGTTCCGCGCGCCCCGCAGACTCGACCTGTCGCTGCTGGTCTCGGCGCTGCCGGAGAGCTATCGGGCCAGCGAGACCGCGCCCGGCGAGTATCTGATCGAAGGTGAGATCAACCCGCAGGTGCTGGCCACGGTGACGGCGTGGTGCGCGCGGCTGAACGTGCTGGCCACCGACATGCGCGTCGAGCAGCGCAGCCTCGAGGATGTGTTCCTGGACCTGACCGGACGGGAGCTGCGGCCGTGACCGAGAACCGTTTCACCCCCGGCACCTTCGCACCCGATCCGCGCCCGGCGTCGGTGCAGCGGATGCTCGCCGCCCAGTTCGGGCTGGAGCTGCGGCTGCTGCTGCGCAACGGTGAACAGCTGCTGCTGACGATGTTCATCCCCATCACGCTGCTGATCGGGTTGACGCTGCTGCCGTTCGGCGACTTCGGCGAGAACCGGGCCGCGACCTTCGTGCCCGCGATCATGGCGCTGGCCGTGATCTCCACCGCGTTCACCGGCCAGGCCATCGCGGTGGCCTTCGACCGCCGCTACGGAGCGCTCAAACGGCTTGGCGCCACGGCACTTCCGGTGTGGGGCATCATCGCGGGCAAGGCGCTGGCGGTAGTGGCGGTGGTGATCCTGCAGTCGATTGTGCTGGGCGCGATCGGCGTCG from Mycolicibacterium phlei harbors:
- the sufD gene encoding Fe-S cluster assembly protein SufD, which translates into the protein MSNLTEAVEGSALSAVNKGELFASFDVNAFEVPGGRDEIWRFTPLRRLRGLHDGSAVASGAATITVSERPGVTVETVGRDDARLGQGGVPADRVAAQAYSSFETATVVTVARDTEVAEPIEITVDGPGEGKVGYGHLQIRVEELGHAIVVVDLRGSGTYADNVELIVGDSAGLGVIWIADWADDTVHVSQHHAKLGKDSSLGHIVVTLGGDVVRTTTNVRFTAPGGDAKLLGTYFADDGQHFESRLLVDHAVPNCKSDVLYKGALQGDPTSGKPDAHTVWVGDVLIRAAATGTDTFEVNRNLLLTDGARADSVPNLEIETGEIVGAGHASATGRFDDEQLFYLRARGIPEDQARRLVVRGFFNEIIAKIAVPAVRERLTEAIERELAITESRTAQS
- the sufB gene encoding Fe-S cluster assembly protein SufB, with the protein product MTTTPEAAQLTQEETIASLGKYGYGWADRDVAGAIAQRGLNEDVVRDISAKKNEPEWMLDIRLKALRTFEKKPMPTWGSNLDGIDFDNIKYFVRSTEKQATSWEELPEDIRNTYDRLGIPEAEKQRLVAGVAAQYESEVVYHQIREDLEKQGVIFLDTDSGLREHPEIFKQYFGTVIPAGDNKFSALNTAVWSGGSFIYVPPGVHVDIPLQAYFRINTENMGQFERTLIIVDEGAYVHYVEGCTAPIYKSDSLHSAVVEIIVKAGGRCRYTTIQNWSNNVYNLVTKRARAEAGATMEWIDGNIGSKVTMKYPAVWMTGEHAKGEVLSVAFAGEGQHQDTGAKMLHLAPNTSSNIVSKSVARGGGRASYRGLVQVNKGAHGSRSSVKCDALLVDTISRSDTYPYVDIREDDVTMGHEATVSKVSEDQLFYLMSRGLTEDEAMAMVVRGFVEPIAKELPMEYALELNRLIELQMEGAVG
- a CDS encoding helix-turn-helix transcriptional regulator yields the protein MESGPITAGEIGERLGISAAGVRRHLDALIEAGDAQAVAAASWQHTGRGRPAKRYRLTAEGRAKLNHAYDDLAAAAIRQLRELGGDEAVRDFARRRIDGILAGVTEGPDDVESTADRVAEALSKAGYATTVTPLAPEPGSVRGIQLCQHHCPVSHVAEEFPELCEAEREAFAEILGTHVQRLATIVNGDNACTTHVPLIPAHTRKQGAST
- the mptB gene encoding polyprenol phosphomannose-dependent alpha 1,6 mannosyltransferase MptB, whose protein sequence is MAARLPSFSSSIARWHADEAPVGSPLNDAEVLALRRTRLFGAAGTVLMAIGALGVGARPVVQDPTFGVRLLNLPSRIQTVSLTMTTTGAVMMALAWLMLGRFALGDRRMSRSQLDRLLWLWVLPLLIAPPMYSRDVYSYLAQSEIAGRGLDPYKVGPAPGLGLDHVFTLSVPNMWRETPAPYGPLFLWIGEGISALTGENIVAAVLCHRLVVLLGVGLIVWAVPRLARRCGVAEVSAMWLGAANPLLLMHLVAGIHNEALMLGLMLAGTEFALRGVDARDPLLPRPLTWPRGADGWARWYPMTMLLVGVVLITMSSQVKLPSLLALGFVAMALACRWGGTVKAFLLAGGSLGAVSVAVMGLIGWASGLGFGWLFTLGTANVVRSWMSLPTLLALGTGQVGILLGLGDHTTAILGLTRAMGVSIIAVLVSWLLLLVLRGRLHPVGGLGVALGVTVLLFPVVQPWYVLWAVLPLAAWATRPAFRTTTIIVTLAVGIFGPTANGDRFTLFQILLAVAASTVIALALIALTYNRLPWRATIAPADSPPAPAPQPARPDAYAESP
- a CDS encoding ABC transporter ATP-binding protein; protein product: MTQLGTRAASVPVRLHGVTKRYGSTVAVSDLDLEVHTAEVFALLGPNGAGKTTTVEMCEGFTRPDAGSIEILGLDPVADNARVRERIGVMLQGGGGYPAARAGEMLNLVASYAANPLDPAWLMDTLGLTEAARTTYRRLSGGQQQRLALACAVVGRPELVFLDEPTAGMDAHARIVVWELIDALRRDGVTVVLTTHQLTEAEELADRIMIIDHGRPVATGTPDELMRSGAENQLRFRAPRRLDLSLLVSALPESYRASETAPGEYLIEGEINPQVLATVTAWCARLNVLATDMRVEQRSLEDVFLDLTGRELRP
- a CDS encoding ABC transporter permease codes for the protein MTENRFTPGTFAPDPRPASVQRMLAAQFGLELRLLLRNGEQLLLTMFIPITLLIGLTLLPFGDFGENRAATFVPAIMALAVISTAFTGQAIAVAFDRRYGALKRLGATALPVWGIIAGKALAVVAVVILQSIVLGAIGVALGWRPHLVGLALGAVIIALGTAGFAAMGLLLGGTLRAEIVLAVANLLWFVFAGLGALTLETGAIPSGITWVARLTPSGALTEALAQAMTLSADWFGLLVLAVWGGVAALGALRWFRFT